In Planctomicrobium piriforme, a single genomic region encodes these proteins:
- a CDS encoding YraN family protein, with protein MAVFRVGWLRRLFGDRGERAAARYLRRQGYRILARQARSRSGEIDLIALDQGTIVFVEVKTRTSHVKGHPAEAVDAAKQRQMTRAALAWLKRRKLLNHRGRFDIVAITWHPGSPPVIEHFKDAFQGTGQGQMYS; from the coding sequence GTGGCCGTATTTCGTGTCGGCTGGCTCAGACGGCTGTTCGGTGATCGCGGAGAACGCGCCGCCGCCCGCTACCTTCGCCGCCAGGGGTATCGAATTCTCGCCCGTCAGGCCCGCAGCCGCTCTGGCGAAATCGATCTGATCGCTCTGGATCAGGGGACGATTGTCTTCGTGGAGGTCAAAACGCGGACCTCGCATGTGAAAGGGCATCCCGCCGAAGCGGTCGATGCCGCCAAACAGCGGCAGATGACCCGCGCCGCGCTCGCCTGGCTCAAGCGTCGCAAGCTGCTGAATCATCGGGGGCGGTTCGATATCGTCGCCATCACCTGGCACCCCGGCAGTCCGCCAGTGATCGAACACTTCAAAGACGCATTTCAGGGGACCGGGCAGGGGCAAATGTACTCCTGA